A genome region from Prionailurus bengalensis isolate Pbe53 chromosome B4, Fcat_Pben_1.1_paternal_pri, whole genome shotgun sequence includes the following:
- the LOC122473318 gene encoding synapsin-1-like, whose protein sequence is MGGGGGGDERAAAPAPQALPRPSRAPALARRACLRRRSARVRATAAAEPSSPRRGHGGRRRAGRLPPALPGRPPGPRRRRWPPQEVPVQAGETRVRAGRKSWRADVGTALKPRAARRGAAREDARAPSPAAAPAPPRRRLFPLPWKQIGGRRGRSRAGAAARECGVGTWGRASRRQA, encoded by the coding sequence AtgggcggtggcggcggcggcgacgaGCGGGCGGCGGCCCCGGCTCCCCAGGCTCTCCCTCGGCCTTCGCGCGCGCCCGCCCTAGCCCGGCGGGCCTGTCTGCGGCGGAGGAGCGCTCGGGTCCGCGCGACTGCGGCCGCCGAGCCTAGCTCACCCCGCCGCGGCCATGGCGGGCGGCGCCGCGCAGGCCGCCTCCCCCCTGCGCTTCCCGGTCGGCCCCCGGGTCCCCGGCGGCGGCGCTGGCCTCCGCAAGAGGTTCCGGTTCAAGCGGGGGAGACGCGTGTCCGCGCGGGGCGGAAGAGCTGGCGGGCGGACGTGGGCACGGCCCTCAAGCCCCGCGCAGCGAGGCGCGGTGCTGCCCGCGAGGATGCTCGGGCGCCCTCCCCCGCcgcagcccccgccccgccccgtcgccgcctcttccctctgccctggaAGCAGATCGGCGGCCGAAGAGGGAGGTCCCGTGCCGGCGCGGCCGCGCGCGAATGTGGGGTCGGGACCTGGGGCCGCGCCTCACGCAGGCAGGCGTGA